Proteins encoded by one window of Polaribacter haliotis:
- a CDS encoding amidohydrolase family protein has translation MKIDAHQHFWQFNPQKDTWITDEMAVLKSDFLPEDLEPLLRQHQLDGCVAVQAGTSEKETLFLLDLAEKNSFIKGVVGWLDLCDENIQERLHLFSSYKKLKGLRHIVQAEADGFMLRKDFQRGISALEKYNFTYDILIFPHQLEEAIELVRTFPKQKFILDHCAKPYIKDEKITVWKNHIEKLASFKNVACKVSGLTTEAHWKTWKKETIKPYLDVVFNVFGTKRTLFGSDWPVSLLAGNYAKTVNLIENYIQQFPKTEQQQIMGLNAKNWYSLEN, from the coding sequence ATGAAAATAGACGCACATCAACATTTCTGGCAATTTAATCCGCAAAAAGACACCTGGATTACTGATGAAATGGCTGTGCTTAAAAGTGACTTTTTACCTGAAGATTTAGAACCTTTATTAAGACAACATCAATTGGATGGTTGTGTTGCAGTTCAAGCAGGTACTTCAGAAAAAGAAACGCTATTTTTATTAGATTTAGCTGAAAAGAATTCGTTTATAAAAGGAGTTGTAGGTTGGTTAGATTTATGTGATGAAAATATTCAAGAGCGATTACACCTTTTTTCTTCTTATAAAAAATTAAAAGGGTTAAGACATATTGTTCAAGCAGAAGCTGATGGTTTTATGCTTCGTAAAGATTTCCAAAGAGGAATTTCAGCTTTAGAAAAATATAATTTTACGTATGATATTTTAATATTCCCACATCAATTAGAAGAAGCGATTGAATTGGTTCGAACATTTCCGAAGCAAAAATTCATTTTAGATCATTGTGCAAAACCGTACATTAAAGATGAGAAAATAACGGTTTGGAAAAATCATATTGAAAAATTAGCATCATTTAAAAATGTAGCTTGTAAAGTTTCAGGTTTAACTACAGAAGCACATTGGAAAACTTGGAAAAAAGAAACCATAAAACCATATCTTGATGTGGTATTCAATGTTTTTGGAACTAAACGTACCTTATTTGGAAGCGATTGGCCTGTTAGTTTATTAGCTGGAAATTATGCGAAAACAGTAAATTTAATTGAAAATTACATCCAGCAATTTCCTAAAACAGAACAACAACAAATTATGGGATTGAATGCCAAAAACTGGTATTCTTTAGAGAACTAA
- a CDS encoding SDR family oxidoreductase — MDLKLKNKVIIVTGGSKGIGNGICNVLAEEGAIPVIIGRNKQNVLDAVQKIKNNGGKAFYAFAELTNKQACEDAINSVIKEFGRIDGLVNNAGVNDGIGLENGNYDDFMTSIQRNVTHYYAMAHFALPELKKSKGAIVNIGSKTSVTGQGGTSGYAAANGARNALTREWAVELLPYKIRVNAVIVAECFTPLYKKWLDTFPNPEEKLNSITKNIPLENRMTTDNEIANTVAFLLSETSSHTTGQLVFVDGGYTHLDRSI; from the coding sequence ATGGATTTAAAACTTAAAAATAAAGTTATTATTGTTACTGGTGGTTCCAAAGGAATTGGTAATGGAATCTGTAATGTCTTAGCAGAAGAAGGCGCAATTCCTGTAATTATTGGTAGAAATAAGCAAAATGTTTTAGATGCTGTTCAAAAAATAAAAAATAATGGAGGAAAAGCTTTTTATGCTTTTGCAGAATTAACAAATAAACAAGCTTGTGAAGACGCAATAAATTCTGTAATTAAAGAGTTTGGCAGAATTGACGGATTGGTAAATAACGCAGGTGTTAACGATGGTATTGGTTTAGAAAACGGAAATTACGACGATTTCATGACCTCCATTCAGCGAAATGTAACACATTATTATGCAATGGCACATTTTGCGCTGCCAGAACTTAAAAAAAGTAAAGGAGCCATTGTAAATATTGGCTCTAAAACCTCGGTAACAGGTCAAGGAGGAACTTCTGGTTATGCAGCTGCTAATGGTGCAAGAAATGCATTAACAAGAGAATGGGCTGTAGAATTATTACCTTATAAAATTCGTGTAAATGCTGTAATTGTTGCAGAATGTTTTACACCATTGTATAAAAAATGGTTAGATACTTTCCCAAATCCCGAAGAAAAATTAAATAGTATTACCAAAAACATCCCTTTAGAAAATAGAATGACAACAGATAATGAAATTGCAAATACAGTTGCTTTTTTATTGTCAGAAACATCAAGCCACACAACAGGACAACTCGTTTTTGTAGATGGTGGATATACTCATTTAGATCGTTCAATATAA
- the fucP gene encoding L-fucose:H+ symporter permease: protein MKNTSKIPVVSKKVLIPFILVTSLFALWGFANAVTDPMVNAFKKVLELTNTQASWVQMAFYGGYFCMAIPAALFMRKYSYKVGVLIGLGLYAVGALLFYPAAITEQFWFFCLGLYVLTFGLAFLETAANPYILAMGAKETATQRLNLAQSVNPIGLIAGLLVAKFFVYDNLQSDDIANFGALDEAKRAMIKVADLAVIRDPYVILGLVILVVFVLFLVNKMPQSKEEGTMPSLGETFKKLLSNRKYVLGVIAQILYVGAQIMTWTYIYQYAEAIDLANANVVGYEKIDVFTYQFIAFVLFTVGRIVGTAMLRFMSPGKLLMSFALLAGVFVLTAIFVDGIFGLYGVVGVSFAMSLMFPTIYGIALNDLTEEQSKVGSAGLVMAIVGGALLPMLQGIIIDAGGRGVADTKILGVAEINFSFILPLICFAYIAWYGLTVFKKYEAINQ, encoded by the coding sequence ATGAAAAACACCTCAAAAATTCCAGTAGTTTCCAAAAAGGTATTAATTCCTTTTATTTTAGTAACTTCTTTGTTTGCTCTTTGGGGCTTTGCAAATGCAGTTACAGACCCAATGGTAAATGCTTTTAAAAAAGTATTAGAATTAACAAACACTCAAGCTTCATGGGTTCAAATGGCTTTCTATGGAGGTTATTTCTGCATGGCAATACCAGCAGCTTTATTTATGCGTAAATACTCATATAAAGTTGGTGTATTAATTGGTTTAGGTTTGTATGCTGTGGGTGCTTTATTATTTTATCCAGCAGCAATTACAGAACAATTCTGGTTTTTTTGTTTAGGGTTATATGTATTAACTTTTGGATTGGCATTTTTAGAAACTGCAGCAAACCCATATATTTTAGCAATGGGCGCCAAAGAAACTGCTACCCAACGTTTAAATTTAGCACAATCTGTAAATCCTATTGGGTTGATTGCTGGTTTATTAGTCGCAAAGTTTTTTGTGTATGACAATTTACAATCAGACGATATTGCAAATTTTGGCGCTTTAGACGAAGCAAAAAGAGCAATGATTAAAGTAGCAGATTTAGCTGTAATTCGAGATCCTTATGTAATATTAGGATTGGTTATTTTAGTAGTATTCGTTTTATTTTTAGTAAATAAAATGCCTCAATCAAAGGAAGAAGGAACAATGCCTAGCTTAGGAGAAACATTTAAAAAACTCTTAAGCAATAGAAAATATGTTTTGGGTGTAATTGCTCAAATACTATATGTTGGAGCTCAAATTATGACTTGGACTTACATCTATCAATATGCAGAAGCAATAGATTTAGCAAACGCAAATGTTGTTGGTTATGAAAAAATAGATGTATTTACCTATCAATTTATAGCATTTGTATTATTTACAGTAGGTCGAATTGTTGGAACAGCAATGCTACGTTTTATGAGTCCAGGAAAACTATTAATGTCATTCGCTTTACTTGCAGGCGTATTTGTATTAACAGCAATATTTGTTGATGGAATTTTCGGATTGTATGGTGTTGTAGGCGTCTCTTTTGCAATGTCTTTAATGTTTCCAACAATTTATGGAATTGCCTTAAACGACTTAACCGAAGAACAATCTAAAGTAGGCTCTGCAGGATTGGTTATGGCAATTGTTGGTGGTGCTTTACTCCCAATGTTGCAAGGTATTATTATAGATGCTGGAGGAAGAGGTGTTGCAGATACTAAAATATTAGGGGTAGCAGAAATTAACTTTTCGTTTATTCTTCCCTTAATATGTTTTGCTTACATAGCTTGGTATGGTTTAACAGTGTTTAAAAAATATGAAGCAATAAATCAATAA
- a CDS encoding L-rhamnose mutarotase, giving the protein MKDLKRYCLALDLVDDPKLIAEYKKYHEKIWPEITKSIRDSGIENMDIYCIENRLFMIMEVNNTFSFDKKAIMDAKNPKVQEWETLMWTYQQELPTSKPNEKWRLMEHIFQLE; this is encoded by the coding sequence ATGAAAGATTTAAAAAGATATTGTCTTGCCTTAGATTTAGTCGACGACCCTAAACTTATAGCAGAATATAAAAAATACCATGAAAAAATTTGGCCAGAAATTACTAAAAGCATTAGAGATTCTGGGATAGAAAACATGGATATCTATTGTATTGAAAATCGCTTGTTTATGATTATGGAAGTCAATAACACATTTTCTTTCGATAAAAAGGCAATAATGGACGCTAAAAACCCAAAAGTACAAGAATGGGAAACTCTTATGTGGACATATCAACAAGAATTACCAACATCAAAACCAAATGAAAAATGGCGTTTGATGGAACATATTTTTCAATTAGAATAA
- a CDS encoding alpha-hydroxy acid oxidase, with amino-acid sequence MDLGYNTKYPSVNDLRKKAKKRIPKFAFDYLDGGCNEDVNLHKNTKEIRDVELFPKYLKPHGGSSLKTELFGHTYDAPFGIAPVGLQGLMWPNAPEILAKSAHKHNIPFILSTVTTSSIERISEITEGKAWFQLYHPTEDRLRDDIIKRAEAAHCPVLVILCDVPTFGFRPRDIRNGLAMPPRMTLSNILQVMGKPEWAFNTLKYGQPNFETLKPYMPKNLDLKQLGLFMNNTFSGRLTEEKIKPIRDMWKGKIVLKGVATEADTETAIKLGLDGVIVSNHGGRQLDAGESTIKPLTRIAEKYSDQIKVMMDSGMRSGPDIARTLASGAEFTFMGRSFMYGVSALGKKGGDHTISILKTQLQQVMEQVCCEDVRDFNQFLKK; translated from the coding sequence ATGGATTTAGGATACAATACAAAATACCCATCTGTAAACGATTTACGCAAAAAAGCAAAAAAACGCATACCAAAATTTGCTTTCGATTATTTAGATGGTGGCTGTAATGAAGATGTAAACCTTCATAAAAATACAAAGGAAATTCGCGATGTAGAGTTGTTTCCCAAATATTTAAAACCTCATGGAGGTTCTTCATTAAAAACAGAACTTTTTGGACATACTTACGATGCTCCTTTTGGAATTGCTCCAGTTGGTTTGCAAGGTTTAATGTGGCCAAATGCTCCAGAAATTTTAGCAAAATCGGCACATAAACATAATATACCTTTTATTTTAAGTACAGTTACCACAAGTAGCATCGAACGAATTAGCGAAATTACTGAAGGAAAAGCATGGTTTCAATTATACCATCCTACAGAAGATCGTTTACGAGACGATATTATCAAACGAGCAGAAGCTGCACATTGTCCTGTTTTAGTTATTTTATGTGATGTTCCTACTTTTGGTTTTAGACCCAGAGATATTAGAAACGGATTGGCAATGCCACCAAGAATGACGTTATCTAACATTCTTCAAGTTATGGGGAAACCAGAATGGGCTTTTAATACTTTAAAATACGGGCAACCAAATTTTGAAACTTTAAAACCTTACATGCCTAAAAATCTTGATTTAAAACAATTGGGATTATTTATGAATAACACCTTTTCAGGACGTTTAACAGAGGAGAAAATCAAACCAATTCGAGATATGTGGAAAGGTAAGATTGTACTAAAAGGTGTAGCAACAGAAGCAGATACAGAAACAGCTATTAAATTAGGATTGGATGGAGTTATAGTTTCTAATCATGGAGGAAGACAATTAGATGCTGGAGAATCTACCATAAAACCTTTAACAAGAATTGCAGAAAAATATAGCGATCAAATTAAAGTGATGATGGATAGTGGAATGCGTTCTGGCCCAGATATTGCAAGAACCTTGGCAAGTGGAGCCGAATTTACTTTTATGGGACGTAGTTTTATGTATGGAGTCTCTGCATTAGGAAAAAAAGGTGGAGACCACACAATTTCGATTTTAAAGACACAATTACAACAAGTTATGGAACAAGTTTGTTGTGAAGACGTAAGAGATTTCAATCAGTTTTTAAAAAAATAA
- a CDS encoding alpha-L-fucosidase, which translates to MKKDTLLLLFICLAISNFAQKKKSNYKDQWQFAAKDSSFYVTAEQQKELYATDAEMKWFKDAKLGIFVHWGPALLKTNVLSWGRNGERPGAGKPATNGVDPEIYDNLSKKFNPKNFDADKWMQQVKDWGAEYIVFTAKHHDGFTFFDAKNTEYSIMNTPYGKDICKQLADAAHKAGVKLFWYYSQPDWSHPDNLREKHYENYLPYMKEHVKQLFTEYGKIDGVFWDHLATKYWQWDSYHVLKDMKKWQPGIISNARVGFGWPLEDKGDYDTPEQSLGPVNHHRYWEACLTMTDKWLYSPKGPIKPYETVLSMLIQVAGNGGNLLLNLGPNGKGEFVEKEAIEAEKVGDWIKKYGNTIKNTRRGIYIGGDYGASTQVGNKLYIHVLQQRANNTDAIIELPQLPIEIISATGITDSFTKYDVKNGKLYLHFDKNKFDENLDNIVELTLVENPSKFERIETWKANPIAKKDFEVSSSSFAKAKNKPEAIYNTKGNVFSEGIHLKSWWEPKKEDKTPSLTLDFKSAKKVKTVLLSENMRSHCTRDFTLETKDKNGNWNTVYNGKTIGEGLRIKLNGDAIYGIRLNVLENTKAIQITAFNSYE; encoded by the coding sequence ATGAAGAAAGATACACTACTCCTATTATTTATATGCCTTGCAATAAGTAATTTCGCACAAAAAAAGAAATCAAATTATAAAGACCAATGGCAGTTTGCCGCTAAAGACTCATCGTTTTATGTAACTGCAGAACAACAAAAAGAATTGTATGCTACAGATGCAGAAATGAAATGGTTTAAAGATGCCAAACTCGGTATTTTTGTTCATTGGGGACCAGCATTATTAAAAACAAATGTTTTAAGTTGGGGAAGAAATGGAGAAAGACCTGGAGCTGGAAAACCGGCTACAAATGGTGTTGACCCAGAAATTTACGATAACTTATCTAAAAAATTCAATCCTAAAAATTTTGATGCAGACAAGTGGATGCAACAAGTAAAAGATTGGGGCGCAGAATATATTGTGTTTACAGCAAAACATCATGATGGTTTTACTTTTTTTGATGCAAAAAACACAGAGTACAGTATTATGAATACGCCTTATGGAAAGGATATTTGTAAGCAATTAGCAGATGCTGCACATAAAGCTGGCGTAAAATTATTTTGGTATTACTCACAACCAGATTGGAGTCATCCAGACAATCTTCGTGAAAAACATTACGAAAATTATTTACCTTATATGAAAGAACATGTAAAACAATTGTTTACAGAATATGGTAAAATTGATGGTGTTTTTTGGGACCATTTAGCAACAAAATATTGGCAATGGGATTCTTATCATGTTTTAAAAGACATGAAAAAATGGCAACCAGGAATTATAAGCAATGCCAGAGTTGGTTTTGGTTGGCCTTTAGAAGACAAAGGCGATTATGATACACCAGAACAAAGTTTAGGCCCCGTAAATCATCACAGATATTGGGAAGCTTGTTTAACTATGACAGACAAATGGTTATATAGCCCAAAAGGCCCCATAAAACCTTATGAAACTGTTTTAAGTATGCTAATTCAAGTTGCTGGAAATGGTGGGAATTTATTATTGAATTTAGGCCCAAATGGAAAAGGAGAATTTGTAGAAAAAGAAGCAATTGAAGCTGAAAAAGTGGGAGATTGGATTAAAAAATACGGAAACACAATTAAAAACACAAGACGTGGAATTTATATTGGTGGCGACTATGGAGCATCAACACAAGTTGGAAACAAATTATACATTCATGTTTTACAGCAAAGAGCAAATAATACGGATGCAATTATAGAACTACCTCAATTACCTATTGAAATTATTTCAGCAACAGGAATTACAGATAGTTTTACAAAATATGATGTTAAAAACGGAAAATTATATCTTCATTTTGATAAAAATAAATTTGATGAAAATTTAGATAATATTGTGGAATTGACGTTGGTAGAAAATCCTTCAAAATTTGAAAGAATTGAAACTTGGAAAGCAAATCCAATTGCTAAAAAAGATTTTGAGGTAAGTTCATCTTCATTTGCAAAAGCAAAAAACAAACCAGAAGCAATTTACAACACCAAAGGAAATGTCTTTAGTGAAGGTATTCACTTAAAATCTTGGTGGGAACCTAAAAAAGAAGATAAAACTCCAAGTCTAACGTTAGATTTTAAATCAGCAAAAAAAGTAAAAACTGTTTTGTTGAGTGAGAACATGCGTTCGCATTGTACTCGAGATTTTACACTTGAAACTAAAGATAAAAATGGTAATTGGAATACTGTTTATAATGGAAAAACAATTGGCGAAGGTTTGCGAATAAAACTGAATGGCGATGCTATTTACGGAATCCGTTTAAATGTATTAGAAAACACAAAAGCAATTCAAATTACAGCATTTAATAGTTATGAATAA
- a CDS encoding sulfatase family protein — MNKFFKLSLILLGFGSCKAQNTTSKVNKNQPNIVYILADDLGIGDVSGLNPEAKVNTPNIDKLISNGMTFTDAHTTSSVCTPSRYSIVTGEYSWRTKLKARVLDGYSKALIEDTKDTAPKLLQRKGYQTAMIGKWHLGWNWELKVEENLEMDAKNPYQFKNDISKKVDYSKPFKGGPTDNGFDYFFGLNASLDFPPYVYSENNKLILIPTETMKGDGRNKDFPGGRKKDLVGGQKLKRKGDKAPGFKAEQVMLDLTNKSVDYISKSSEEKPFFLYIPLTAPHTPVYPRDEFLGKSKAGIYGDFIQELDWTVGQIVTALKEKGIEDNTIIIFTADNGASKASFPVEFESKYNHKPSAYLKGRKASLNQGGHTVPFIVQWKNEVKPNTKNNTAITLGDLYATCADLLNVKTDKNQGVDSYSILSLLKGKDNYSRKASVYTDFAGRFSIRKGDWKLDLNKFDKKNSLINIKEDPSETNNLFQDEAYADKKKELTSTLNDIILNGRSTDGEKLENDGPKVWKELFWLKNKKKK; from the coding sequence ATGAATAAATTTTTCAAGCTTTCTCTAATTCTTTTAGGATTCGGTTCTTGTAAAGCACAAAACACGACTTCTAAAGTCAATAAAAATCAACCAAACATCGTTTATATATTAGCTGATGATTTAGGTATTGGAGATGTTTCAGGATTAAATCCCGAAGCAAAAGTAAACACGCCAAATATTGATAAATTGATTAGTAATGGTATGACTTTTACTGATGCACACACCACTTCATCTGTTTGTACGCCATCGAGATACAGTATTGTTACTGGCGAATATTCTTGGAGAACAAAATTAAAAGCAAGAGTTTTAGATGGGTATTCCAAAGCATTAATTGAAGACACAAAAGATACTGCACCAAAATTATTGCAAAGAAAAGGTTACCAAACTGCAATGATTGGTAAATGGCATTTGGGTTGGAACTGGGAACTTAAAGTTGAAGAAAACTTGGAAATGGATGCAAAAAATCCATATCAATTTAAAAATGACATCAGCAAAAAAGTAGATTATAGCAAACCTTTTAAAGGTGGTCCAACAGATAATGGTTTCGATTATTTCTTCGGATTAAATGCGTCTTTAGATTTCCCTCCTTACGTGTATTCAGAAAATAATAAATTGATTCTTATTCCTACTGAAACAATGAAAGGAGATGGAAGAAATAAAGATTTTCCTGGTGGACGAAAAAAAGATTTGGTTGGCGGACAAAAATTAAAACGTAAAGGAGACAAAGCACCAGGTTTTAAAGCAGAACAAGTAATGCTCGATTTAACCAACAAATCTGTGGATTATATTAGTAAATCTTCAGAAGAAAAACCATTCTTTTTATACATTCCTTTAACTGCACCTCATACTCCTGTATACCCAAGAGACGAATTTTTAGGAAAAAGTAAAGCAGGAATTTATGGCGATTTTATTCAAGAATTAGATTGGACAGTTGGCCAAATTGTTACTGCTTTAAAAGAAAAAGGCATTGAAGACAATACAATTATCATTTTTACTGCAGATAATGGCGCTTCCAAAGCTTCTTTTCCTGTAGAATTTGAAAGTAAATACAATCATAAACCAAGTGCCTATTTAAAAGGTAGAAAAGCATCCTTAAATCAAGGTGGACATACAGTTCCTTTTATTGTACAATGGAAAAATGAAGTAAAACCAAATACAAAAAACAATACTGCAATTACTTTGGGTGATTTATATGCCACTTGTGCAGATTTATTAAACGTAAAAACTGATAAAAACCAAGGTGTAGATAGTTACAGTATTTTATCGCTTTTAAAAGGAAAAGATAATTACAGCAGAAAAGCTTCAGTTTATACTGATTTTGCTGGTCGTTTTTCAATCAGAAAAGGAGATTGGAAATTAGATTTAAATAAGTTTGACAAGAAAAATTCTTTAATAAATATAAAAGAAGATCCTTCTGAAACAAACAACTTATTTCAGGATGAAGCCTACGCCGATAAAAAGAAAGAATTGACTTCAACATTAAATGATATTATCTTAAATGGAAGAAGTACAGATGGAGAAAAGTTAGAAAATGATGGTCCTAAAGTTTGGAAAGAATTATTTTGGTTAAAAAATAAAAAGAAGAAATAA
- a CDS encoding sulfatase, translated as MKYFTLLLVLFFGLQCCKAQNTSSKIEQKQPNVVFILADDLGINALNCYGNKLVESPNIDKLFSEGMHFTNGYSNDPTCAPSRASILSGQYVPRHKVYRVADRYKKDKKTLEAMKFLPPAQNRVQGAGIGLGLDKTTIAEALKTNKYTTSAFGKWHLGKDKLQIKNQGFDEGYEITGHYKFKTSPNQPDLDNTLYSADVITEKTIDFIKKAKASNKPFFTYVPYYLVHKPLQPKAEYLAHFKNKLKGNKDVGKDEVKVLAMIKSLDDSVGQLLQALKDLGLEDDTIIVFTSDNGHYKTESNIFNQPYKGVKGETFEGGIRVPYIFKWKNKIKAGSTSTEPIIHVDIYPTILGLTNTAKPTNYILDGEDISSVLLGKNSATKRDALVWEYTNYARWSDKKNEFASEWVNVIQMDGYKMTEVVESDRYYLYNLKNDPYETKEISKENPQIISKMKKRLEEWKIDTGYEKPKANPDFKK; from the coding sequence ATGAAATATTTTACGCTATTATTAGTTTTATTTTTTGGTTTACAATGCTGTAAAGCACAAAACACTTCATCAAAAATCGAACAAAAACAACCCAATGTAGTTTTTATTTTGGCAGATGATTTGGGTATTAATGCTCTAAATTGTTATGGCAACAAATTGGTAGAATCTCCAAATATAGATAAACTTTTTTCTGAAGGAATGCATTTTACAAATGGCTACTCAAACGACCCAACTTGTGCGCCATCAAGAGCTTCCATTTTATCTGGACAATATGTGCCAAGACACAAGGTGTACAGAGTTGCAGACCGTTATAAAAAGGATAAAAAAACGTTGGAAGCAATGAAGTTTTTACCACCTGCCCAAAATCGTGTACAAGGTGCTGGTATTGGGTTAGGTTTGGATAAAACAACTATTGCAGAAGCTTTAAAAACGAACAAATACACGACTTCTGCTTTTGGAAAATGGCATTTAGGAAAAGATAAATTGCAAATCAAAAACCAAGGTTTTGATGAAGGTTATGAAATTACAGGGCATTATAAATTTAAAACATCTCCAAATCAACCAGATTTAGACAATACTTTGTACTCAGCAGATGTAATTACCGAAAAAACGATTGATTTCATCAAAAAAGCAAAAGCTTCAAATAAACCTTTCTTTACGTATGTTCCTTATTATTTAGTGCACAAACCTTTGCAACCAAAGGCTGAATATTTAGCACATTTCAAAAATAAATTAAAAGGAAATAAAGACGTTGGCAAAGATGAGGTTAAAGTCTTGGCAATGATTAAAAGTTTAGATGACAGTGTTGGGCAATTGTTACAAGCTTTAAAAGATTTAGGATTGGAAGATGATACAATTATTGTTTTTACAAGTGATAATGGACATTATAAAACAGAAAGTAATATTTTTAATCAACCTTATAAAGGTGTTAAAGGAGAAACTTTTGAAGGCGGAATTAGAGTTCCTTATATCTTTAAGTGGAAAAATAAAATTAAAGCAGGATCAACTTCAACAGAACCAATTATTCACGTAGACATTTATCCTACAATTTTGGGCTTAACAAATACTGCTAAACCAACAAATTATATTTTAGATGGTGAAGATATTTCATCTGTATTATTAGGGAAAAATTCAGCAACAAAAAGAGATGCTTTGGTTTGGGAATACACAAACTATGCAAGATGGAGTGACAAAAAAAATGAGTTTGCAAGCGAATGGGTAAATGTCATTCAAATGGATGGTTATAAAATGACAGAAGTTGTAGAAAGTGATAGGTATTATTTATACAATTTAAAGAACGATCCTTATGAAACTAAAGAAATTTCAAAAGAAAATCCGCAAATCATTTCAAAAATGAAAAAAAGGTTGGAAGAATGGAAAATAGATACTGGTTATGAAAAGCCAAAGGCAAATCCTGATTTTAAAAAATAG
- a CDS encoding sugar phosphate isomerase/epimerase family protein: MKKNQPILLLLLLILVTSVSCKTDTKPKNDTKKLFAKSNLIPWSIVGFDVKERTPKVRLEMLERLGYKQYAYGNRPKHIPTMQEEWNLAKEKGIDIKAVWLYINLNKDKVDSLKPDSEVVFKNLEETGLKTQIWIGFQPTYFDKLTDEESLKQSVAMVSYLSKRASKLGCKIALYNHGGWFGKPENQLRIIKALPNENLGVVFNFHHAHDSLDEYSKNIKMLFPYLWAVSLNGMKAEGPKIITIGKGTLEKQMIQELLDLNYTGSFNILGHVKGGDPEVILEENFNGLQTLF; this comes from the coding sequence ATGAAAAAAAATCAACCTATATTATTGTTATTACTTTTAATTCTAGTTACTAGTGTTTCTTGTAAAACAGATACCAAACCTAAAAATGACACAAAAAAGCTATTTGCCAAAAGCAATCTAATTCCTTGGTCTATTGTTGGTTTCGATGTAAAAGAACGTACGCCAAAAGTGCGTTTAGAAATGTTAGAACGCTTGGGTTACAAACAATATGCGTATGGAAATCGCCCAAAACACATACCTACAATGCAAGAAGAATGGAACTTGGCAAAAGAGAAAGGAATAGACATAAAAGCAGTTTGGTTATACATCAATTTAAATAAAGACAAAGTAGACTCTTTAAAACCAGATAGCGAAGTTGTTTTTAAAAATTTGGAAGAAACTGGCTTAAAAACTCAAATTTGGATTGGTTTTCAGCCAACATATTTTGATAAATTAACGGATGAGGAGTCTTTGAAGCAATCTGTAGCCATGGTTTCTTATCTTTCTAAAAGAGCCAGTAAATTAGGCTGTAAAATTGCGTTATACAATCATGGTGGTTGGTTTGGGAAGCCAGAAAATCAGCTTCGAATCATAAAAGCATTGCCAAATGAAAATTTGGGAGTTGTGTTTAATTTTCATCATGCGCATGATTCTTTAGACGAATATTCTAAAAATATAAAAATGCTGTTTCCATATTTATGGGCAGTTAGTTTAAATGGAATGAAAGCTGAAGGACCTAAAATTATAACCATTGGAAAAGGCACTTTAGAAAAGCAAATGATTCAGGAATTATTAGACCTAAATTACACAGGTTCTTTTAACATTTTAGGACATGTAAAAGGTGGTGATCCTGAAGTAATTTTAGAAGAAAATTTTAACGGTTTACAAACCCTTTTTTAA